Proteins found in one Nostoc sp. NIES-3756 genomic segment:
- a CDS encoding DNA-binding protein, whose amino-acid sequence MQINLELSSELYAVINNLKQQTNGDTAEVLLKGITLLAVAIEAKQQGKQVWITDNKQNLETEIVGI is encoded by the coding sequence ATGCAAATTAATTTAGAATTGTCGTCAGAATTGTATGCAGTAATAAATAATCTAAAACAGCAGACGAATGGAGATACGGCTGAAGTGTTACTAAAAGGAATTACGCTGTTAGCAGTTGCTATAGAAGCGAAACAGCAAGGCAAACAAGTTTGGATTACAGATAATAAGCAAAACTTAGAAACCGAAATTGTAGGCATCTAG